One genomic window of bacterium includes the following:
- the fdhF gene encoding formate dehydrogenase subunit alpha, whose translation MKRTLTTCPYCGTGCQFYLMTNGEGHLVGVEPSSNHVVSKGQLCVKGWNAFNFVNHPDRLTVPLIRKNGNLVEASWDEALDLIATRLKKVQDAHGADSVAFFSSAKTTNEENYVMMKLARAVFKTNNVDHCARLCHSSTVAGLAATFGSGAMTNSISCIEKADCILVTGSNTTEQHPLIGTRIVKAVAQGAKLIVADNRKIRLAMLADMHIRFENGTDVAFLNGLMHVIIKDGLADDEFVRTRTEGFDELKEIVGRFTPERTAKICKITPDEVEKAARMFAGAARAMIIYSMGITQHSHGVDNVQACANLVMLTGNVGKVGTGVNPLRGQNNVQGACDLGALPNVYTGYQKVTDDAVRGKFEKAWGVQHLPGNVGLTVTTAINAAADGKLKALYVMGENPMMSDPDQHHVQDALEKLDFLVVQDIFPTPTTKFADVVLPAACFAEKDGTFTSTERRVQRVRKACDPPGQARQDWEILCELARRMDYDGLTYSSPKEIMDEVTGVTPSYGGMQFDRLDQVGLQWPCPDRNHPGTPVLHVGKFTRGLGLFSPAEYKPPAELPDDEYPFVLSTGRCYFHFHTGTMTRRSRLLDREERFPYVEVHPDDAKRLNIHDRFWVIVSTRRGEVKAMARVSDIVIPGHLFMTFHFEEGAANVLTNNALDPVAKIPEYKVCAAQMRGVS comes from the coding sequence ATGAAACGAACACTAACTACCTGTCCTTATTGTGGCACTGGCTGCCAGTTCTACCTTATGACAAATGGAGAGGGGCATCTGGTCGGCGTGGAGCCTTCGAGCAACCACGTCGTCTCCAAAGGCCAGCTCTGCGTTAAGGGTTGGAATGCGTTCAATTTCGTAAACCACCCAGACCGGCTAACCGTTCCGCTGATAAGAAAGAACGGCAATCTCGTCGAGGCTTCGTGGGACGAGGCGCTCGACCTGATAGCTACGAGGCTCAAAAAGGTCCAAGATGCGCACGGCGCCGACTCTGTGGCCTTCTTCTCGTCAGCCAAGACGACGAACGAGGAGAACTACGTCATGATGAAGCTTGCGCGGGCGGTCTTCAAGACCAACAACGTTGACCACTGCGCAAGGCTCTGCCACTCCTCGACGGTCGCAGGTCTGGCTGCGACGTTTGGCTCAGGCGCGATGACCAACTCGATCTCGTGCATAGAGAAGGCCGACTGCATTCTAGTGACAGGGTCCAACACGACCGAGCAACACCCCTTGATTGGAACGCGAATCGTCAAAGCAGTCGCGCAAGGAGCGAAGCTCATCGTGGCGGACAACCGCAAGATACGGCTTGCCATGCTTGCTGACATGCACATCCGCTTCGAGAACGGGACGGACGTGGCGTTCTTAAACGGTCTGATGCACGTGATCATAAAGGATGGCCTTGCGGACGACGAGTTTGTCAGGACACGGACAGAGGGATTTGACGAGCTGAAGGAGATCGTTGGGAGGTTCACGCCCGAGCGGACGGCCAAGATATGCAAGATCACGCCTGATGAGGTTGAGAAGGCGGCGCGGATGTTTGCTGGCGCTGCTAGGGCGATGATCATCTACTCTATGGGCATCACTCAGCACTCGCACGGCGTTGACAACGTCCAAGCCTGCGCAAACCTCGTGATGCTCACGGGTAACGTTGGGAAAGTCGGGACAGGCGTGAACCCGCTTCGTGGCCAGAACAACGTCCAGGGCGCATGCGACCTTGGGGCGCTACCGAACGTCTATACAGGCTACCAGAAGGTTACTGACGATGCGGTGCGTGGGAAGTTCGAGAAGGCGTGGGGTGTCCAGCACTTGCCCGGGAACGTGGGCCTAACCGTCACAACCGCGATCAATGCGGCTGCGGACGGCAAGCTGAAGGCCCTCTATGTGATGGGCGAGAACCCGATGATGTCAGACCCAGACCAACACCACGTTCAAGATGCGCTGGAGAAGCTGGACTTCCTCGTGGTTCAGGACATCTTCCCGACTCCGACTACGAAGTTCGCGGACGTAGTCCTGCCGGCAGCGTGCTTCGCGGAGAAAGATGGGACTTTCACCTCCACCGAGCGTCGAGTCCAGCGCGTCCGAAAAGCATGCGACCCACCAGGCCAGGCCAGACAGGATTGGGAGATACTCTGCGAATTGGCGAGGCGCATGGACTACGACGGACTCACCTACAGCTCTCCGAAGGAGATCATGGACGAGGTAACCGGGGTCACGCCGAGCTACGGCGGCATGCAGTTTGACCGGCTCGACCAGGTCGGCCTTCAATGGCCGTGCCCTGACCGGAACCACCCTGGAACGCCAGTATTGCACGTCGGCAAGTTCACCCGCGGGTTAGGGCTATTTAGTCCTGCAGAATACAAACCACCAGCGGAGCTGCCGGACGATGAGTATCCGTTCGTTCTGTCCACTGGTCGCTGCTACTTTCACTTCCACACGGGGACAATGACGCGAAGGTCGCGGCTTTTGGACCGCGAGGAGCGTTTCCCCTACGTCGAGGTGCATCCTGATGACGCCAAGAGACTCAACATCCACGATCGATTCTGGGTCATTGTCTCGACCCGCCGTGGCGAGGTCAAAGCAATGGCCAGGGTCTCCGACATCGTCATCCCAGGGCACCTGTTTATGACCTTCCACTTTGAGGAGGGCGCGGCGAACGTGTTGACCAACAATGCGCTTGACCCAGTGGCCAAGATACCAGAATACAAAGTGTGCGCAGCACAGATGAGGGGGGTGTCATGA
- a CDS encoding FAD/NAD(P)-binding protein, with protein MSVTTKPLARDAEQLYLPTPCKIVSIRDLTPMEKLFRIQMPDAQELGQKPGQFVQLSILGYGEAPISVASSPTRRGYFELGVRNAGTLTGALHRLNDGDEVGIRGPFGTFFDVEKLAGKDLLLISGGCGLAPMRSLIQYCQDRPEEFGKITILYGAKTPLERLFKEDLAHWAQLDVFACKYAVDGVPGVGCFDEGEIGLITVLIPPLKIDVQKAIAVIVGPPIMYKFVIAELKKKGMTEDHIIVSLERYMKCGVGKCGHCAIEHLYCCLDGPVFWLNEISGLRGAI; from the coding sequence ATGAGTGTCACGACAAAGCCATTGGCCAGGGACGCAGAGCAGTTGTATCTCCCGACTCCCTGCAAGATCGTCTCTATAAGAGACCTGACACCCATGGAGAAATTGTTCCGAATTCAGATGCCGGACGCGCAGGAGCTCGGCCAGAAGCCCGGGCAGTTCGTCCAACTCTCGATTCTGGGATACGGCGAGGCGCCGATTTCGGTGGCGAGTTCGCCGACTCGGAGAGGCTACTTTGAGCTCGGAGTGCGCAACGCCGGAACATTAACTGGGGCGTTGCATCGACTCAATGATGGCGACGAAGTCGGCATCCGTGGGCCGTTTGGCACGTTTTTCGATGTTGAGAAGCTGGCCGGCAAGGACCTGTTGCTCATCTCTGGGGGATGCGGCCTTGCGCCCATGCGCTCGCTGATCCAGTATTGCCAGGATAGGCCGGAGGAGTTCGGGAAGATAACGATTCTCTATGGTGCTAAGACGCCGCTGGAGAGGTTGTTCAAGGAGGACCTCGCCCACTGGGCGCAGTTGGATGTGTTTGCGTGCAAATATGCTGTGGACGGCGTGCCCGGCGTCGGCTGTTTTGACGAGGGTGAGATAGGACTTATCACGGTCCTGATTCCGCCCCTGAAGATCGATGTTCAGAAAGCGATAGCGGTGATCGTCGGGCCGCCGATCATGTATAAGTTCGTGATCGCGGAGCTGAAGAAGAAAGGCATGACCGAGGACCACATCATCGTTTCGCTCGAGCGTTACATGAAGTGCGGGGTCGGGAAGTGCGGACACTGCGCCATCGAGCACCTGTATTGCTGCCTCGATGGGCCGGTGTTCTGGCTGAACGAGATTAGCGGGCTGAGGGGGGCAATATGA